The Toxotes jaculatrix isolate fToxJac2 chromosome 14, fToxJac2.pri, whole genome shotgun sequence genome window below encodes:
- the casq1a gene encoding calsequestrin-1a: MKWTWVLVAVLLSFGGFSLGKESLDFPEYDGKDRVHDLNIKNYKSVMKKYDVMVVYYHDHPGSSRVAQRQFEIEELALELAAQVLDEFDDEDVGVGLIDAKHDKAVAKKLGLEESDSIFIFTEDEVIEYDGELAADTLVEFIYDVLEDPVEIIDNSKELKGFENIEEDIKLVGYFKSHKSEHFEAFADAAEEFHPHVKFFATFSPKIAKALELKLNEVDFYEPFIDDPVVIPGKPYSEDELVKFIEDNDRPTLRKMQPHNMYEIWADDVDDEHIIAFAEEADPDGFEFLEILKQVAKDNTDNPDLSIVWIDPDDFPLLLPHWEKTFGIDLSSPQIGVVDTDDADSVWMDMDDGEDLPSVDELEDWIEDALSGEIDPDDDDDDDDDDDDDDDDDDDDDDDDDDDDDDDDDDDDDDDDDDDDDDDDDDDDDDDDDDDDDDDDDDDDDDDDDDDDDDDDDDDDY; encoded by the exons ATGAAGTGGACCTGGGTGCTTGTAGCAGTTTTGCTGTCCTTTGGGGGCTTTTCATTGGGCAAGGAGAGCCTGGACTTCCCAGAGTATGATGGCAAGGACCGCGTCCACGACCTCAACATCAAGAACTATAAGTCTGTGATGAAGAAGTACGATGTCATGGTGGTGTACTACCACGACCATCCCGGATCCAGCCGCGTCGCCCAGAGACAGTTTGAGATTGAGGAGTTGGCCCTTGAG CTTGCCGCCCAGGTCCTGGATGAGTTTGATGATGAGGATGTTGGAGTTGGTCTCATTGATGCAAAGCACGACAAAGCTGTTGCCAAGAAATTAG GCCTTGAGGAGTCCGACAGCATCTTCATCTTCACAGAGGATGAGGTCATAGAATATGATGGCGAGCTTGCAGCAGACACTCTTGTGGAGTTCATCTATGAT GTTCTTGAGGACCCAGTGGAAATCATTGACAATAGTAAGGAACTGAAAGGCTTCGAAAACATCGAAGAGGACATCAAACTGGTGGGCTACTTTAAGAGTCACAAGTCAGAAC ATTTTGAGGCTTTTGCCGATGCTGCAGAGGAGTTCCACCCCCACGTCAAGTTCTTTGCCACATTCAGTCCCAAG ATTGCCAAGGCTCTGGAGCTGAAGCTTAATGAGGTTGACTTCTATGAACCCTTCATTGATGATCCAGTGGTCATCCCTGGAAAGCCTTACTCTGAGGATGAGCTGGTGAAATTCATTGAAGATAATGACAG ACCAACCCTGAGGAAGATGCAACCACACAACATGTACGAGATCTGG GCGGACGATGTTGATGATGAACACATCATTGCCTTTGCAGAGGAGGCTGACCCAG acGGTTTTGAGTTCCTGGAGATCCTGAAACAAGTTGCCAAGGATAACACAGACAACCCTGACCTCAGCATTGTTTGGATTGACCCTGATGACTTCCCCCTG CTTTTGCCACACTGGGAGAAGACTTTTGGCATTGACCTGTCCTCTCCACAGATTGGCGTTGTCGATACTGATGAT GCTGACAGCGTGTGGATGGACATGGATGATGGTGAGGACTTGCCATCTGTAGATGAGCTTGAGGACTGGATTGAGGATGCTCTGTCAGGTGAAATCGATcctgatgatgacgatgatgatgacgacgacgacgacgatgatgatgacgatgatgatgatgacgatgatgatgatgacgacgatgacgatgatgacgacgacgatgatgatgacgacgatgacgatgatgatgatgatgacgacgatgatgacgacgacgatgatgacgatgatgatgacgacgatgacgacgatgacgacgacgatgatgatgatgatgatgatgacgacgatgatgatgacgacgacgatgattattaa
- the LOC121193191 gene encoding crystallin J1A-like, which produces MASAVANRAIGAIVGSAVADAAAQPLHWVYDLQKLQGILAQDPNPEFRSESANPFYRRQTGQQSCYGDQAYVLLESLSECGGLHADDLKQRTLKFFGPGSEYDTPVNDPYRERGGPRPQLPIEGPWRHASLKSFLKNVDAGKEETGCENDCQIDGVAKLAPVVAFYAGKPDMLEKVEQATRVTQNNDACVAETLAAARFLEHFILNGPDPKALDTVLDQLSDTNRKQPQDLDKAVIGHIHQVKENLSRTPQEIIPSVFPNTUGLPGAFQAALHGVLTAKQYEQAIRDTMSCGGCTCSRGSFIGACLGAQVGLEGIPSSWISRTLQYDSVLAHAEKITKHHQ; this is translated from the exons ATGGCCTCAGCTGTGGCGAACAGAGCAATAGGAGCCATTGTTGGATCAGCTGTTGCAGATGCAgcag CGCAGCCTCTCCACTGGGTGTATGACCTCCAGAAGCTGCAGGGGATTCTGGCTCAGGATCCAAACCCTGAATTCCGGTCTGAGTCGGCCAACCCGTTCTACAGGAGGCAGACGGGCCAGCAGAGCTGCTATGGAGACCAGGCGTATGTTTTGCTGGAGTCCCTGTCTGAATGTGGAG GTCTACATGCTGACGATCTGAAGCAGCGCACTCTAAAATTCTTTGGGCCTGGATCAGAGTATGACACACCCGTCAACGATccttacagagagagaggag GCCCAAGACCACAGCTGCCCATCGAGGGACCATGGAGACATGCAAGTTTAAAGAGCTTCCTGAAGAATGTGGATGCAGGCAAAGAGGAGACAG GATGTGAGAACGACTGTCAGATTGATGGAGTAGCCAAACTGGCTCCTGTAGTGGCTTTTTATGCAGGAAAGCCTGACATGCTGGAAAAGGTTGAGCAGGCCACTCGTGTCACACAGAACAATGACGCATGTGTGGCAGAGACTCTGGCAGCAgcaag GTTCCTGGAGCATTTCATCTTGAATGGTCCTGATCCAAAAGCCTTGGACACAGTGCTCGATCAGCTcagtgacacaaacagaaaacagccccAGGACCTGGACAAAGCAGTCATTG GGcacattcatcaggtgaaggAGAATTTATCCAGGACTCCTCAGGAGATAATCCCCTCTGTGTTTCCAAACACTTGAG GTTTGCCGGGTGCGTTCCAAGCAGCGCTGCATGGAGTCCTGACAGCCAAGCAGTATGAGCAGGCTATCAGAGATACCATGAGCTGTGGGGGATGCACCTGCAGCCGAGGATCCTTCATTGGGGCATGTCTTGGGGCTCAG GTTGGACTCGAGGGAATTCCATCTTCCTGGATATCCAGAACCCTGCAATATGACTCAGTTTTGGCACATGCTGAGAAGATAACCAAACACCACCAGTAG
- the eif2b5 gene encoding translation initiation factor eIF-2B subunit epsilon, which produces MAGKGGKQSRPGPGLSGRKGAGEQEEEEQPLQAVLVADSFNRRFFPVTKDQPRALLPLGNIAMIDYTLEFLTSTGVQETFVFCCWMASKIKDHLLKSKWCRPTSPNTVHIITSDLYRSLGDVLRDVDAKNLVRSDFVLVYGDVVSNIDVSQALQEHRHRRKAEKNISVMTMIFKESSPGHKSRCEEDDVIVAMDSKSQRILHYQKTQGLKKLQFPMNIFHSGSDEFEIRHDLLDCHISICSPQVAELFTDNFDYQTRNDFVRGILVNEEILGNQIHMHVTKDGYGVRVSNLLMYDSVSSDLVRRWVYPLTPEANFTDQEGRSCTYSRHNVYRGSGVSLGHGSQMEENVLIGCDTSIGANCHISNSVIGNNCTIGDNVILKHAYIWNNVHVASNVVISQSVVCDKAEVKEGVTLNKQCVLAYNVVIGPNVSLPEGTVVSMHHPEEEEEDDDEFLSDDAEVGQSKDKTKQKVFNPAEVGAEGQGYIWKASSLDDTEDEELAQCLWGLVLNPDPESESEDSEPDGPDDPVIPSPEMDDVKVFQMEVLGTLQRGLEENISCDNLVLEINSLKYAYNISLKEVMQILTRVVLEYPFQQHGPQLTASKYVTTLEPLLKNWAPVFKNYVKRAQDHLDCLSAFEEHFLEQESHWAAMVKVLMSMYQLEILEEEMILRWFSQGATTDKSRQLRKNQGLQKFIQWLEEAEESSEEEGE; this is translated from the exons ATGGCCGgtaaaggaggaaaacagagtCGCCCGGGTCCTGGTCTTTCAGGCCGAAAAGGTGCAGGtgaacaggaggaagaggagcagccGCTGCAGGCCGTTTTAGTCGCTGACAGCTTCAACCGGAGGTTTTTCCCGGTGACCAAAGACCAGCCGCGG GCTTTGCTGCCGCTGGGTAATATTGCCATGATCGACTACACCCTGGAGTTCCTCACATCCACTGGGGTGCAGGAAACATTTGTCTTCTGCTGCTGGATGGCCAGTAAAATCAAGGATCACTTACT AAAGTCAAAGTGGTGTCGACCCACCTCTCCGAACACAGTCCACATCATCACCTCAGACCTGTACCGCTCCCTGGGGGATGTGCTCAGGGACGTCGATGCAAAGAACCTTGTGCGCTCAGACTTTGTGTTGGTGTATGGAGATGTGGTGTCGAATATCGATGTCAGCCAGGCACTGCAAGAGCACAG GCATCGTCGAAAGGCAGAGAAGAACATCTCAGTGATGACAATGATCTTTAAGGAATCATCACCAGGTCACAAGTCTCGCTGTGAGGAAGATGATGTCATTGTCGCTATGGACAGCAAGAGCCAGCGGATTTTACACTACCAGAAGACACAAGGGCTGAAGAAGCTACAGTTTCCCATG aacatTTTCCACAGTGGAAGTGATGAGTTTGAAATCAGACACGACCTCCTTGACTGCCACATCAGTATTTGCTCTCCACAG GTTGCCGAGCTCTTCACTGACAATTTTGACTACCAAACAAGAAATGACTTTGTCAGAGGGATCTTGGTCAATGAAGAG aTCTTGGGAAACCAGATACACATGCACGTCACCAAGGACGGTTACGGTGTCAGAGTGTCCAACTTGCTCATGTATGATTCGGTATCATCGGACCTCGTGCGGCGGTGGGTCTACCCTCTCACCCCTGAGGCTAACTTCACGGACCAGGAGGGACGGAGCTGCACGTACTCTCGCCACAATGTTTACAGAGGGTCCGGAGTCAGCCTGGGCCACGGCAGCCAGATGGAGGAGAACGTTCTCATTGGCTGTGACACCAGCATCGGTGCTAACTGTCACATTTCTAACAGTGTCATCGGTAACAATTGCACCATAG GTGACAATGTAATCCTGAAGCATGCCTACATCTGGAACAATGTTCACGTTGCCAGTAACGTGGTGATCAGCCAGTCTGTGGTCTGTGACAAGGCTGAGGTTAAAGAAGGTGTGACGCTTAATAAACAGTGTGTCCTGGCATATAAC GTGGTGATTGGACCAAACGTCTCCCTACCAGAGGGCACTGTGGTGTCCATGCACcacccagaggaggaggaagaggatgatgatgaattCCTCAGCGATGATGCGGAGGTTGGTCAAAGTAAAgacaaaaccaaacagaaag TTTTCAACCCAGCAGAGGTTGGAGCAGAGGGGCAAGGCTACATCTGGAAGGCCAGCAGCCTGGACGATACAGAGGATGAGGAGTTGGCTCAGTGTCTCTGGG GCTTGGTGTTGAACCCTGATCCTGAGAGTGAAAGTGAGGACAGCGAACCCGATGGTCCAGACGATCCAGTGATCCCCTCTCCTGAGATGGACGATGTCAAAG TTTTCCAGATGGAGGTGCTGGGGACTCTGCAGAGAGGCTTGGAGGaaaacatcagctgtgacaATCTGGTACTCGAGATCAACTCTCTCAAGTATGCCTACAATATCAGTCTGAAGGAGGTGATGCAGATTCTGACCAGAGTGGTTCTGGAGTACCCTTTTCAGCAGCATGGCCCTCAGCTCACCGCATCAAAATACGTTACTACGCTCGAGCCG CTATTGAAAAATTGGGCACCAGTGTTTAAGAACTATGTGAAGAGAGCACAGGACCATCTGgactgtctctctgcctttgaaGAGCACTTCCTGGAGCAGGAGAGCCACTGGGCTGCCATGGTCAAG GTCCTGATGAGCATGTACCAGCTGGAGATACTGGAGGAAGAGATGATACTACGCTGGTTCTCCCAGGGAGCCACCACCGACAAGAGCAGACAGCTCCGCAAGAACCAGGGG CTGCAGAAGTTCATCCAGTGgctggaggaggctgaggagtcttcagaggaggaaggggaataa
- the LOC121193617 gene encoding mitochondrial ubiquitin ligase activator of nfkb 1-A: MSDFPVNPLVVIGIGSSFAFSGLFYHLYQEKKKELQKLKEIPFFKPDQHLVQVLKASPHKRLQYVAVEGLVLAEGEPLASQYVPRCFGVIQKTAVQEHWKYWNTLTRTWNSRAMNRKETSNCVPFSLVSPGAYINDLYVKVQNPLEASGGYLERVYHKLKHAEEGFVNIVLQGLSGEKPVAMEESEELLRVGSILTGFGEVVLEGGQVMRLQAPQDGRKYILVPSDYKSFMDRHESSASMWKTLTVVTGLTGASVLAGVIYNLVAKQDDRSK; this comes from the exons ATGAGTGACTTCCCTGTTAACCCGCTGGTTGTGATCGGTATCGGGTCCAGCTTTGCCTTCTCTGGCCTGTTTTATCATTTATaccaggaaaagaagaaagagttgCAGAAGCTGAAG GAAATACCCTTTTTCAAACCAGACCAACATCTGGTCCAAGTACTGAAAGCATCTCCCCACAAGCGCCTTCAGTATGTTGCTGTAGAAG GCCTGGTTCTGGCAGAAGGGGAGCCTCTGGCCAGCCAGTATGTCCCACGATGCTTTGGTGTGATTCAGAAGACAGCTGTGCAGGAACACTGGAAATACTGGAACACTCTCACCAGGACATG GAATTCTCGGGCGATGAATAGGAAAGAGACCAGCAACTGTGTGCCCTTCAGCCTGGTCAGCCCTGGAGCCTACATCAATGACTTGTATGTGAAGGTGCAGAACCCTCTGGAGGCCTCTGGGGGCTACCTGGAGAGGGTTTACCACAAATTAAAACATGCAGAGGAGGGCTTCGTGAACATAGTGTTGCAGGGCCTCAGTGGGGAGAAACCTGTGGCAATGGAGGAGAGCGAGGAGCTTCTGCGGGTGGGGAGCATCCTGACTGGGTTTGGGGAGGTGGTGCTAGAGGGAGGCCAGGTGATGAGGCTGCAAGCCCCACAGGATGGCCGCAAGTACATCCTGGTGCCCAGTGACTACAAGAGCTTTATGGACAGACACGAGAGTTCAGCCAGCATGTGGAAGACACTGACTGTTGTTACTGGCCTCACAGGAGCCTCTGTTCTAGCCGGGGTTATTTATAATTTAGTTGCAAAACAGGATGACAGATCAAAGTAG